A window of the Hordeum vulgare subsp. vulgare chromosome 5H, MorexV3_pseudomolecules_assembly, whole genome shotgun sequence genome harbors these coding sequences:
- the LOC123398521 gene encoding thaumatin-like protein: MASSRVVYLLAGLLLAALAATTDAATITVVNRCSYTVWPGALPGGGVRLDPGQSWALNMPAGTAGARVWPRTGCTFDGSGRGRCITGDCNGVLACRVSGQQPTTLAEYTLGQGANKDFFDLSVIDGFNVPMSFEPVGGCRAARCATDITKDCLKELQVPGGCASACGKFGGDTYCCRGQFEHNCPPTNYSMFFKGKCPDAYSYAKDDQTSTFTCPAGTNYQIVLCP; this comes from the coding sequence ATGGCGTCCTCTCGTGTTGTCTACCTCCTGGCCGGTCTACTCCTAGCCGCCCTCGCCGCCACCACAGACGCGGCCACCATCACCGTCGTCAACCGGTGCTCCTACACGGTGTGGCCGGGCGCGCTCCCGGGTGGCGGTGTGCGTCTCGACCCAGGCCAGTCGTGGGCGCTGAACATGCCCGCGGGTACCGCGGGCGCCAGGGTGTGGCCGCGCACCGGGTGCACCTTCGACGGCAGCGGCCGCGGCCGGTGCATCACCGGCGACTGCAACGGTGTGCTGGCATGCCGGGTGTCCGGCCAGCAGCCGACCACGCTGGCCGAGTACACCCTGGGCCAGGGCGCGAACAAGGACTTCTTCGACCTGTCCGTCATCGACGGGTTCAACGTGCCGATGAGCTTCGAGCCCGTGGGAGGGTGCCGTGCTGCGCGGTGCGCCACGGACATCACCAAGGATTGCCTCAAGGAGCTGCAGGTGCCGGGAGGGTGCGCGAGCGCGTGCGGCAAGTTCGGCGGCGACACCTACTGCTGCCGTGGCCAGTTTGAGCACAACTGCCCGCCGACCAACTACTCAATGTTCTTCAAGGGCAAATGCCCCGACGCCTATAGCTATGCGAAGGACGACCAGACCAGCACCTTCACCTGCCCTGCCGGAACCAACTACCAGATCGTCCTCTGCCCTTAG
- the LOC123396155 gene encoding thaumatin-like protein, with protein sequence MNVRRNKPRRRVGRVEYVYGHALDVSNTSGPRRSPGPRGGGQCSLTVWPAIAPAGLGTELHPGANWTVDESVFDSPASIWGRTGCSFDAASSGLCRTADCGSGLRCASTVPETPVTRAQVASSEGFYHYGITTYKGFNLPLDLACSSGPYVEFNEHARIAAGSRLQIIFCP encoded by the exons ATGAATGTTAGGCGTAATAAGCCGCGGCGGCGAGTCGGACGCGTCGAGTATGTGTATGGGCACGCGCTGGACGTGTCGAACACGTCGGGTCCGCGACGTAG CCCCGGCCCTCGCGGCGGGGGCCAGTGCTCCTTGACGGTGTGGCCGGCGATCGCCCCCGCAGGCCTCGGCACCGAGCTTCATCCGGGAGCCAACTGGACCGTCGACGAGTCGGTGTTCGACAGCCCGGCGTCCATATGGGGGCGCACCGGCTGTTCCTTCGACGCGGCAAGTAGTGGGCTGTGCCGGACGGCGGACTGTGGCAGCGGGCTTCGGTGCGCGAGCACCGTCCCTGAGACGCCGGTGACCAGGGCCCAGGTGGCCAGCTCCGAGGGCTTCTACCACTACGGCATCACTACGTACAAGGGGTTCAACCTGCCGCTGGACCTCGCGTGCAGCTCCGGCCCGTACGTGGAGTTCAACGAGCACGCCCGCATCGCGGCTGGGAGCCGGCTCCAGATCATCTTCTGCCCATGA
- the LOC123396126 gene encoding protein P21-like has product MASSLFILALLLTVVATDAATITVVNKCSYTVWPAAIPVGGGTKLDPGQSSTIHPPAGTNSGRIWARTGCKFDASGRGPCTTGDCGGVLACRAGGKPPASLAEYSLGTGSTSDFYDISLVDGFNVPMSFGPVGGSCHAVSCAADINAKCPSELKVDGGCMSACGKFGTPQYCCPAPSTPATCGPTNYSRFFKGLCPDAYSYAYDDKSSTFTCAAGTNYQVTFCP; this is encoded by the coding sequence atgGCATCTTCCCTCTTCATCCTTGCCCTCCTCCTCACCGTTGTCGCAACCGACGCGGCCACCATCACGGTCGTGAACAAGTGCTCCTACACGGTGTGGCCAGCCGCCATTCCGGTGGGAGGCGGCACCAAGCTCGACCCGGGCCAGTCGTCAACAATTCACCCGCCCGCCGGCACAAATTCTGGCAGGATCTGGGCGCGTACAGGCTGCAAATTCGATGCCAGCGGCCGGGGGCCCTGCACCACAGGAGACTGCGGCGGCGTGCTGGCCTGCCGTGCTGGCGGGAAGCCACCGGCGTCTCTCGCCGAGTACAGTCTGGGGACAGGCAGCACATCCGACTTCTATGACATCTCCCTCGTCGACGGATTCAACGTGCCGATGAGCTTCGGGCCCGTCGGCGGTAGCTGCCACGCGGTCAGCTGTGCGGCGGACATCAACGCAAAGTGCCCATCGGAGCTGAAGGTGGACGGGGGCTGCATGAGTGCCTGCGGCAAGTTCGGCACCCCGCAGTACTGCTGCCCGGCACCGAGTACCCCGGCGACCTGTGGGCCGACGAACTACTCGCGTTTCTTCAAGGGGCTTTGCCCAGACGCCTACAGCTACGCCTACGACGACAAGAGCAGCACATTCACCTGCGCCGCTGGAACAAACTATCAAGTCACCTTCTGCCCGTAG
- the LOC123399696 gene encoding thaumatin-like pathogenesis-related protein 3: MVASSWALILLITASFAAGPGATTFSITNRCSYPVWPAAIPVGGGRRLNSGDTWNLEAPVGTSAARIWGRTGCNFNGDRGSCATGSEFSLGSQDYYDISVIDGYNVPMDFSCSTGVPLGCRDAGCYDAYHQPNDVRTKSCGGASRSFRVVFCP, encoded by the coding sequence ATGGTGGCCTCTTCGTGGGCGCTCATCCTCCTCATCACCGCCTCCTTCGCCGCAGGGCCCGGCGCGACAACCTTCTCCATCACCAACCGCTGCTCCTACCCGGTGTGGCCGGCCGCCATCCCGGTGGGCGGCGGCAGGCGGCTTAACAGCGGCGACACATGGAACCTCGAGGCCCCTGTCGGCACCAGCGCCGCCAGGATCTGGGGTCGCACGGGCTGCAACTTCAACGGCGACAGAGGGAGCTGCGCCACCGGATCTGAGTTTAGCCTCGGCTCGCAGGACTACTACGACATCTCGGTCATCGATGGGTATAACGTCCCCATGGACTTCTCCTGCAGCACCGGCGTGCCGCTCGGGTGCCGGGACGCCGGCTGCTACGACGCGTACCACCAGCCCAACGACGTCAGGACCAAATCTTGCGGCGGCGCCAGCAGGAGCTTCCGTGTTGTCttctgcccatga